CGCCATTCAGGAAGATGTTTTCCCGCCCGGTAAGCTCGGGGTGAAAGCCCGTTCCAACTTCGAGCAAAGAGGCAATGCGGCCCTGAATTTTTACTCGCCCAGTGGTTGGCGCCGTCACCTTGGAAAGGATCTTCAGCAGGGTTGACTTGCCGGCGCCGTTGCGGCCGATAATACCTAGGACTTCACCCTGCTTTACCTCGAAGCTTACATCCTTGAGCGACCATACAAAGTCGCTTTGTCCGCGAACAGTACGGTCGTTTGTTTCGCCTACTAGAGCAAACGGGTCTTCTTTACCCCTTACACGAGCCCACCACCGGCTTAAGTCCTGGCTAAGGGTACCCGTGCCAATTTCACCTAGGCGATAGAGCTTACCTAGGTTTTCAACTTGAATTGCAATATCGCTCATGCGCTGCTTGACGGAGTATTGGCCTGAGGGCTACACCGTATCGGTAAAGCTTTTCTCAACTTTATTAAATACCACCGTTCCCACCAGCAGAATTAGCACAGTTACGGCAGCGCTGTAAGCCAGGTGCACCCAGCTAAACGTACCGGCACCTAGAAAACCGTACCGGAAGGTTTCCACGATGGCACTTACAGGATTGGCCATGATGACCCACTGGTACTTGGCTGGCACCCGAGAAAGCGGGTAGATTACGGGCGTGGCATACATGAACAACTGCACCCCGAAGCCTAACAACATGCTAAGGTCTCGGTATTTGGTGGTCATGGCACTGAATACCATACCCATTCCCAATGAAAGCAGGCCCATTAGCACAACCAATATCGGGGTGAGCAGTAGCAGCGCGTTGGGCCGAACCACATCGGAAGTGAGGAGGTAGTATACCCAAAAGCCCAGAAACAAGGCCAACTGGATGGCAAAACGCACCAAGTTGGATACCACGATGGACAGCGGCATGGTAAGGCGCGGAAAGTATACCTTACCGAAGATGTGGGCGTTGGCGGTGAATACCGTGGAGGTGGTAGTTAGGGTCTGGGCAAAGTAGTTCCAAATAGTCACCCCTGCCATATAGAACAACAGCATGGGCATGCCATCGGTAGAGAGTTGGGCTACGTTGCCAAAAATGATGACGTAGGTGACCGTGGTTAGCAGGGGCTGAATGAAAAACCAGATCGGCCCGAGAATGGTCTGCTTGTAGGTAGATACAAAGTCGCGACGCACAAATAGCATCACCAAATCGCGGTAACGCCATACCTCACCCAGGCGCAGATCCAGCAATCCACCGCGCGGCTCGATTACTTCAGTCCAGCCGGCCTGAGGAGCATTATCGCTGTGTACCGAAGGCGAGTTTCTTGTCTGAGCTTCTACTGTCTGCACTTGTTTCTTGAAGAAAAAAACCGCTTTTCAACGGAGCTAGCTTAGAAAGCAATCAACTAAGCCGCGTGAAGGCATTAGCCTGTTTATGCACTTGAGCGTCTAAAGATAACCAAAAGCCTTGGTCGGCTAAGGAAGACGCGCCTTGGCTCGTTGTTACAGCCGAGGCTGGCTACGCCTCGGTCTTCTATAGCGAGGCACTGCCAGAGTCTTTTCTTAGCCCTGAAAAATCTTGCTTTGCTTGATAAGGCAGCACTTGGTCCACTACGTACAAGGGTCTACTGCGCGCAGCATCCAAGCCACGCCACACGTACTCGCCTATTACACCTAGGGCAATCATCTGGAAGGATGACACGAACAGCACCACAAGCATAAGCGCAGTCCAGCCGCTCGGGTTGTGGATACCTATCAACTTAAGCGCGAGCACCACCAACGCATAGAGCAAAGCGCCGAAGCCAAGCAAGAAGCCAAGCACGGAAATCAACCGAATGGGAAAAAATGAGAAGGATAGAATGGAGTCTACCAGCAGCTTTACCTTTTTGCTGAGGGTCCAGCGCGACTTACCAATCTCGCGTTTACGCCGCGTGTAAGGGATATTTACAAACGGGTAGCCCAACCACACCAGCAGATAAAAGACATTGCTATTACGCTCCTTCATCTGCAGCACCTGCTCATTTAACTGCTTATCAAAGAACACCATATCAAAGCCCCCTGAGGGAACATTTGATAATGCAATGCTCTTCATCAGCGCATGGAAGGTATTGGAAAAGAAGCGCTGCATGCCCGTTTCTTCACGAGCTGCGCGGTTAGCGAGTACCAGCTTAAACCCTTGCTGCCAATAGCGGTACATATCCGCCAAAAGCTCAGGAGGGTCCTGCAAGTCAGCTGTTGTTACGGCTATGCAGTCACCGGTAGCATAAGCCATACCGGCCACAATGGCGTTGTATGACCCAACGTTGCCCGCCAGCTTCACAAGGATTACCCGCTCGGGCATCAAGCGTTGAAAATCAACCAGTGCTTGCCAAGTGTTATCACGCGACCCATCATCAACAAAAACATACTCTATAGTAACATCAGCAGGAAAATTGCGCTCATTGGCAATGAGCTCCTGACCTGTAACTGCAATGTTGTTCTCGTTATAGTAGCAGGGTATTACTACCGTAAGCTTTGGCATAAATAGACATTTAAAGCAAAGTTAAATGTATTTGGTCTTGCCAAAGGAGTTCGGTGCTACTACAGATAGCTAAGCCGGTGACTCGTGACACACTGTGGTATTCTGTGGTTCTCCTTCCCAGGATTACCGAAGGGTTCGTGTAGTGATCCAAGGCATGGAGCTGGTTATACCTTATGCACACAAAAAAGCACAAGAAACGCGAATTGCATCTTATCTTGCGATTCATTTTGCATGAAAATAAATGCAACATCGTAACTACTCAATCGACGTTTTCAGGCTATTAGGGGCTTTTTCTGTAGTAACGCTTCACGTCAAATACGGCGACTTGTATAACCCGGCTGTACTGGCTATCCGCGGGTTAGGGCGCTATGCCGTTCCTTTCTTTTTTATACTAAGCGGCTATTTATTTTTCAATAATCTTACTAATCGAGGAGATAAGTAGTTTTCTCTGACCTTACGCAACCTGCTTTCTATTCTGTTAGCAGCGGACTTAATGTATTTTCTTGTAGGACTATTCGTCGATAGCCCGCTGTTGGATGAACCGCCGTTATCATTCCCTACAATAGCCAACGGCTTATCGGGCCACCTTTGGTTTATGGGCTCGATGATATTTGGCTACGTAGTTCTGAATTACTTATTCAACAAGCTAGATGATAGGCTCCTTTTGGTTGCAGCTATTGGAATTTATGCTTTTGTTTTAGCTAATGATGCTTACACAAGCTTATTCCATATATCCCCAACCAAAGAAGCATCTCGTTTTTTTGTGTCGATTTCCTTTCTGACGATTGGGTATTTGTTAAACAAGCATAATATAACTGACAAAGTACCGCTTTGGCTAGCTGTACTAGTAACGGTATTTGGCTTTGTTTTACAGACCACCGAAATTATCTTGCTTTACAAGTACACTGGCGCTTCTCCTCATAATCAAGAGTTTTTGTTTGGAACTGCTTTATTTGCTGTAGGGTTAACCCTGGTCGCTACTAAGCTTCAATTGTCTACAGATAACGTATTCGCTCGCATAGGAAGAAAATACTCCTTGCTAATTTATCTATATCATCCACTGTTTATTCTAGCCATATTTAGCTTTGTCGACATAGCAGATTGGGGTGGTGGATGGCTATACTTAGTTGCGCCTTTGCTAACCTTCGTTGTTTGTTTAGGAACCCTGATATTGATTGAGAAGCTTAGCCCTAAGGTGTTTAAACTACTTAATGGTTTGTAACCTATGGTCACTAATTTAAACCATGCAAGCGTTTCTAAAGGAAAGAGGCAAGCAGTTATACTGCTTGCCTCTTTCCTTTAGAAACGCTTGCATTTGTGCTTATGCGTTAGTATTACCCCACACTCGATGAAAATCATCGTAGTTGCGGATATAATCCGCTTCGCTGTAATGAGTTGAAGCAAACACCAACTGCATAGCATTGTGTGAGTACTGCATGGTGTGCCAAGCATGAGGTGGCACATACAAACCTATATTGGGTTCTTCCAAGCGAAACACATCCACAGTACCATCGGGCATTTCCGTTGTAACGATGATGCGCCCAGCAGCCGCAACAAGCACTTGTTGGGTAGCGTGATGCGCATGCCGCCCACGAACAATGCTCTCGGGTGTGTAGTACGTCCAGAAAACACGCTCAACTTTAAACGGAATGTGCTTCTCCTGTTCAGTTACAGAGATGTAGCCAATTTCAGGAGTTCCCAGTTTAGGAAACGTAATTAGGTACGGTTTTTCCACGTTAGGCAGTAACAGCTTCCTGGAAATACTCGAGCGTACGACGCAATCCTTCGGCGCGGTCTACTTTGGGCTCCCAACCTAGGATCTCCTTTGCCTTGGTGATGTCCGGCCGACGCTTCAAGGGGTCGTTCTGTGGCAAAGGGTGAAAAGTTGGCTTGAACTCCACCCCTGCCAGCTTGGCTATTTCTTCGCCAAACTCTTTAATGGTGATTTCGGCCGGGTTGCCAATGTTCACGGGCATGTGGTAATCCGACATCAGCAAACGGTAAATGCCGTCTACCAGGTCGTCGACGTAGCAGAAGGAGCGGGTTTGCGAACCGTCGCCAAATACCGTGAGGGGTTCCCCTTTCAGCGCCTGGCTCAGGAAAGCCGGTAGCACACGGCCGTCATCGAGGCGCATGCGCGGGCCGTAAGTGTTGAAGATGCGTACGATGCGCGTCTCAACGCCGTGTACGTTGTGGTAGGCCATGGTAATGGCTTCCTGGAAGCGCTTGGCTTCGTCGTAGCAACCACGTGGGCCTACCGGGTTTACATTACCGTGGTACTCTTCAACTTGTGGGTGGATGTCGGGGTCGCCGTACACCTCGCTGGTGCTGGCAATAATGATCCGCGCTTTTTTGGCCCGAGCCAGCCCTAGGAGGTTATGCGTGCCTAACGAACCTACCTTCAGCGTCTGGATTGGAATCTTCAGGTAATCGATGGGCGAAGCCGGTGAAGCGAAATGCAGGATGTAGTCCAGCTCACCCGGCACGTGCACAAACTTCGACACGTCGTGGTGGTAGAACTCGAAGTCCTTCTTGCCAAACAAGTGCTCAATGTTGGCGAGGTTGCCCGTCACTAGGTTGTCCATGGCGATAACATGGTAACCTTCGGCCAAAAACCTGTCGCAGAGGTGGGAGCCCAGGAAGCCTGCTCCACCCGTAATTAGTACGCGTTTCTTTTCCATCTGGAGATTATGCGGTTTGGTGAGCGGCTGGTTCGCGATGTTTCGTACGAATGCCAATGCAGTGGTAAGCAAAACCTGCTTTCTCCATTTCCTCGGCATCGTAGATGTTGCGCCCGTCGAACACCACACGCTGTTTCAGTAATCGGCCCACCACATCAAAGTTGGGCGAGCGGAATTCTGGCCACTCGGTTACTACCAGCAAGGCATCGGCATCGATGAGAGCCGATAGCTGGTCTTTGGCGTAGTTGATGCGGTTCCCAAGTGTGTGCTGAGCTTCCTTCATGGCTACGGGGTCGTAGGCAGTTACGGTGCAGCCAGCTTCGAGCAGTTTTTCGATAATCACCAACGAGGGAGCTTCGCGCATGTCGTCGGTTTTGGGCTTGAACGACAGGCCCCACACGGCAAGGTGCTTACCGGCCAGGTTGCTACCAAAATGCTGCTGCACCTTGGTAAATAGCACCGACTTCTGGCCTTCGTTTACGCTTTCAACCGCTTTAAGCACCTGCATCTGGTAGCCGTTTTCGGCAGCCGTCTTTATCAGGGCTTTAACGTCCTTGGGAAAGCAAGAGCCGCCGTAACCTATGCCGGGGTAGATGAACTTGTTGCCGATGCGGGCATCGGAGCCGATACCCAGGCGAACCTTGTTTACATCGGCACCCATGATTTCGCATAGGTTGGCAATGTCGTTCATAAACGAAATCTTGGTTGCCAGCATGGAGTTGGCAGCGTATTTCGTCATTTCGGCCGACGGAATATCCATGAAGATAATCGGGTGGCCATTGAGCAGGAAGGGCTTGTAGAGCTTGCGCATTACCTCCTCGGCCCGCTCCGAAGCTACACCGATGACAATGCGGTCGGGCTTCAGGAAGTCGTCGATAGCTGCGCCTTCCTTCAGGAACTCCGGGTTCGAAGCTACATCGAACTCGATATCGGAACTGCGCTTATCAAGTGCCAGCTCAATTTCTTTTCGCACTTTGGCAGCCGTACCAACCGGAACCGTGCTCTTGGTTACTACCACGCAATGGCGGTTGAGGTTTTCGCCGATGCCACGGGCTACGGCCAGCACGTACTTCAAATCGGCCGATCCATCTTCGCCGGGCGGTGTGCCCACAGCAATAAATGCCACATCGGCATCCTGAATGCTTTCGGCTAGCGAAGTAGAAAAATGCAAACGGCCAGCCGCCACATTACGATTCACCATCTCTTCGAGGCCTGGCTCGTAGATGGGCAGAATGCCCTGTTTCAGGTTATCGATTTTACGTTGATCGATGTCGATGCACGTAACATCTATGCCTACCTCGGCAAAGCAAGTGCCGGTGACCAGGCCGACGTAGCCAGTGCCTACTACTGCAATTTTCATAAGGGGGCGGAAGTAACTGCTTTCAGAGCTTAGGATTGCGAAGCGGAAGATATCAGGGAAGGGCGGACGCCAGCAGTAGTTGCTGGCGTCATGTAACGCTTCCACCAGTGCTGAAACACGATGAGCGCCCAGATACGAGCGTGCACGTCGCCAGGGTTACGTGAAAATAGCTGCTGCTTGAGTTCGCGTACGGCGTCGACTGAAAACAATCCTTGCGCTTCAACGAACTCGTCTTTCAGCAGGTCATCTTCGATTAGGGGACGCAGTTCGTTGCGGAACCACTTGAGCAGCGGTACCTCGAAGCCGTGCTTGGGACGCTTGTACAGCTCTTCGGGCAGCATAGGCCGGAAAGCATCCTGCACGATTTTCTTCTTCATGCGCGCGTCGATTTTGCTTTCGACGGGGAGCGAGAAGGCGAAGTTGACCACTTTGTAATCGAGGAACGGGCTGCGCACCTCCAGCGAGTTGGCCATGCTCATCAGGTCGACCTTGGTGTTCATGTCGTACGGCAGCACCAGGTTCATGTCGGTGAGCAGCACCTCGTTCAGGTCGCCATCGGCGTGGATGTGCTCCAGGATGTCGCGGCGGCGCTTATCGGCCAGCTTCTTGCTGACTTTGCGGCGCGAGGCTGCGCTTAGCAGGTTGCGCGCGTCTTTCTCGTTCACGAACGTGGCCCAATCCCAGTACCGGTCTTTGGGGCCGGCGAGCATGCCGCGCGAAAAGCGCTGAAACTGCCGCACCTTGTTGCCCAGGTACGAGTTGCGCGATTTGGGCAAGGCATCCCACAGCAGGTTGAGACCGGTTACGGCTTCGGCCTTCCAGTCGGGGTTGCGCACTTGCCACTCGCCCATGTGCTTGTTGTAGCCGGCAAACATCTCGTCGGCGCCGTCGCCCGAAAGTGCTACCGTAACCTTTTCGCGGGTGCGCTGGCTCAGGATGGACACGGCCAGCGCCGAAGAGTCGGCGAAAGGCTCGTCGATGTAGTCGAGCACGTGGTAAAGGTGCTCGTACATATCGTTGTTGGTGAGCGAAAAGACCGTGTGGTTGGTCTTGTGCATTTTCGCCACCAGGTTGGCGTACTTGGTTTCGTCGAAGAAGGGCTCGTCGGCAAAGCCTACGCTGAACGTATTGAGGTGCGGCGTGTGCCGGGCGGCCAGCGCCGTTACCACCGACGAGTCGATGCCGCCGCTCAGGAAAGCACCTAGGGGCACGTCGGCTACGAGGCGGCGCGCCACGGCCGCGTCGAGCAGCTCCACCAGCTTGGCTTGCTGCTGCTCGTAGCTGAGGCGGTTTTTGGCGACTTTCTTCGGGTCGTACGGAATCTTGTACCAGCGCTTGCGCACCACCTTGCCATCGGGCCGGATGAACATATAGTGGCCAGGCAGCAGCTTCTTCACGCCCTTAAAAATGGTAGCCGGGCCCGGAATGTAGTTCAGCTGCAGGTAATGCGACAGGGCCACATAGTCGAGCTTGCGCGGTACACCCAGGGCCAGCAGCGACTTCATTTCGGAGGCGAACATGAGCTTGTCCTCGTCGCGGTACACGAGCAAGGGCTTCACCCCCATCCGGTCGCGCGCTATGAACAAGGTATTTTCCTCTTTATCGTAAATGGCGAGGCCAAAAAAGCCGTTCAGCTTCTTCAAAAAGCCGCGGCCTTCGGTGATGTACAACTTCAGGATTACCTCCGTATCGGTGTGCGACTTAAAGGTGTAGCCTTTGCGCTGCAGCTTGGCGCGCAGCTCGCGGAAGTTGAAAATCTCGCCGTTGAAGACGATGGTATAACGCCCCGACTCATCCGTCATGGGCTGGTTGCCGCAGGGCGAGAGGTCGAGGATAGCGAGGCGGCGGAAACCCAGCCCCACGGCATCGTACACGTAGTGGCCCTGCGAGTCGGGGCCGCGGCTCACGATGGCATCGGTAGCGGCCTGCAGGCCAGCCAACGACGACCGACCGGAGTCAGTAAAGGCGAAAAGTCCGGTAATTCCACACATATCTAGTGGGCAAAGGTACGAAGCTTCAGGATTTGGGGCGCGCTTTTACACCCCGCCGCTATACGTAACCAAACCCAAGCGGCAACAGTACATCCAAAGCCGCATGTTTTTTTGAGGCGGCGCATCAACTGCCAAACACCGCTACCCATGAATCTGCAAAATCAAATGGACCTGCAGCAGCAATTTGAAGCTGCCGTTTCGCAAGTGAATAATTTGCCCGGCGACCAGGCCGCGGCCCACATGACGGAGCTATACGGCTTGTATAAGCAAGCCACCGAAGGCGACCACGACACCGAGAAAGACGTGGTGGGCGACGATACCCCCGCCAACCCCGATGGGCCCCAGGGCATGTCGCAAGGCCAGTGGGAGGCCTGGAGCAAGTTTAAAGGCATGAGCGAAGACGACGCCAAGCGCCAATACGTACAGCGCGTGCAGGAAATTGCCGGCCCCGCGGGCGAAGCGGCAACCGCCATTACCGGCATTGGGCAGCCCGCCACGGCTTCGCAGCTCGAAGCTGGCAGCCGCCCGGCCTCGAACCCCAACGAGGCCGGCGCCCCGGGCACGGCTAAAGCGCCCTTCGAGAACGAGGGCGGCGTATCGGCCGGTGGCCTGCGCGGCGACATCAACGACGGTGCTCCTTACGGCGGCGAAGACCGCCTGAAAACCCAGCAGTAGTTGCCCCAGCTAAGCGTGAGCCGATAGGCATTAACGAAAAGACCGCCCCAGGTTGGGGGCGGTCTTTTCGTTGGTACCACCTAGGGCCTGAGTGAACAAGTGCCTCACGCGCAGCGCCTAAAAAATTTTGCCGGGGTTCATGATGCCGTGCGGGTCGAACACCTGCTTAATGCCCCGCATCAGATTTAGCTGCACCTCACCGAGGGCAATGCCGATGTAGGGCCGCTGCACCAGCCCGATGCCGTGCTCCCCGCTGATGGTGCCGCCGAGGCGCACGCACAGCTGAAACAACTCGCGGATGGGCTGCTGCAACCCGTGGTGCCACATTTCGTCCGACAGCTCGCCGCGGATAATGTTCACGTGCAGGTTGCCGTCGCCGGCATGGCCGTAGCACACGCTCTTGAAACCGTACTGCGCGCCTAGGTCCTTCACGCCCTTCAGCAAAGTGGGCAGCTCGGCGCGGGGCACCACGGTGTCTTCTTCCTTGTACACCGAGTTGTAGCGCACGGCGTTACCGATGTTGCGCCGAATCTTCCAGAGCTCGTCTTTTTGGGCGGCGGTATCGGCCAGCAGGATTTCGCCCACGTCGTAGTGCTCGAGCACGGCGTACACCTGCTCGGCCTCTTTGTACAGCTGATCCAGATCCTGGCCATCGAGCTCGATGAGCAAGTGGGCGCGCACGTCGTCGGGCAGGGCCAGCGGAATCTGCAGGTACTCCGACGACCACACGATGGCCTCGCGCTCCATAAACTCCATGCCCGACGGGATGATGCCCGCCCGGAACACCGCCGACACGGCCTCGGCTGCCTGCTCCTCCTGCCGAAAAGGCACCAGCATCAGGATGTTTTGCTGCGGGTAGGGCAACAGCCGGAACACCACTTTGGTGATAATGCCCAGCGTGCCTTCCGAGCCGATCATGAGCTGCGTGAGGTTGTAGCCGGTGGAGTTTTTGAGGGTGTTGGCGGCCGTCCAGATGATGTCGCCGGTGGGCAGCACCACTTCCAGGTTCAGCACGTAGTCACGGGTGGTGCCGTATTTCACGGCCTTGGGCCCCCCGCTGCTGTGGGCCAGGTTGCCACCTAGGGAGCAGCTGCCCTTGCTGGCCGGGTCGGGCGGGTAAAACAGGCCTACTTCCTTCACGGCGTTCTGAAACACCTCGTTGATTACACCCGGCTCGACGGTGGCCTGCAGGTTGCGCTCATCGATGTGCAGAATCTGGTTCAGGCGCTCGGTACTCAGCACCACTCCTTGGTGCGTGGGCAGCGCCCCACCGCTCAGGCCCGTGCCCGCCCCGCGCGGCGTCACCGGAATGCGGTGCTCGTGGCACAAGCGCATAATACGGCTAAGCTCATCAGCGTTTGCAGGCCGCAGCACCACATCGGGCCGAAACGCGAGGTCTTCGGTGTGGTCGCGGCCGTAGCGGGCATACTCCTCCTCTTCGAGGCGTGCCGGAGTCAGCACATGGCTGGCACCCACAATCTCCTCGAAAGCGCTGATTAAAGTTGGAGTTAACTGCCCAAACTGTATTTCTTCAAGTAACTGAGCCATTCGCGTATCTTTGTCTCGATGCGGAAAACGTTCCCAAAGGTACGGCATTCATCCTGGCCTATCGGCCGGTTGTCGTCCCTGCTCCTGCCCATCCTTCTGCTTCTTGCCAGTTGCCAAGGTACCAAGAAGTTAAACTACCGCAACGGCCGCTACTACTCGGCTCAGGAGATTGCGCGCATGAAAGCCGCCGAGCGGCGCGGCCGCCCCGTGGCTGGCTCAGTCAGCAAGACCAAAATCAAGACCAGCTCGCGCATGAGCAGCGGAGGGCGCAAAATCGTAACCCACGGCCCCAAGCGCACGAGCAGCCCGGCATCCGTCGATCGGCAGTTGGGCACCGTCATCGAAACGGCCCGCTCTTACCGGGGCACCCCCTACAAGTTTGGTGGCACCACCCGCCTAGGGCTCGATTGCTCGGGCTTGCTGAACGTATCGTTTGGCGCGGCAGGCATCCAGATACCCCGCTCCTCCAACGAACAAGCCGCCTGGGGCGACCCTATCCGGCCGCAGGATTTGCAAGCCGGCGATTTGGTATTTTTTGGAGGTTCACCTGGCAGCAACAGCATAACGCATGTCGGCCTGATTACTGAAGTTAGCGAAGACGGCGTTCAGTTCATCCACTCTTCCACGTCGTTAGGTGTTGTCGAGAATGCTCTTGAAAGCGACTATTATTTGAGCCGCTTTATTAAAGCAGTAAGACCAAAGTTGTGAAATTCCATCGTAGCTTTGCGCCGAATTACGCCCCGTGCATGAAGTCTCAACTAACCGCTTACCCTGCGCTGCTAGTTCTCAGACACCCCGCTGTCTCCGCGCAGCACCCGTACGCCCATGCGTGCCCATAATGCCAGGCCCGCCTCCCCTCCGATGTTCTGCTGTGGTAATCTGCTGATTTCCCGGCGTTGCCCTTCCCAACAATAGCTTAGCTCACCGTTTCTCACACCCACACATGACAAACAAATTTATTCACCATCTCTTGGCTCCCACTCTGGTTGTTGTGGCCGCTGTTCCCAGCTGGGGGCAAGGCGCTACAACGTCGGCAATGGGAGGTACAATTACTGACAAAGCTGGTGAAGGGCTACCTGGCGCAACGGTAATTGCCGTGCACACCCCCACCGGCACGCAGTACGTAGCGCCGACCAACTCGGAGGGCCGCTACAACATCCAAAACATGCGCGTGGGTGGCCCCTACACCATCCGCGTAACCTTCGTGGGCTACCAGGAAGCTGTTCGGGAAGGCATCTTCCTGACGCTGGGCCAAACCCAGCGCCTCGACGTAAACCTGAGCGAGCAGACGCAAACGCTGCAAGGCGTAGAAATTGCCGGCCGCCGCGACCCGGTTATCAACGCCGGCCGTACCGGTGCTGCTACGGCTGTACAGCGCGAGCAACTTGAGCGTCTGCCCACCCTGAACCGTAACCTGCAGGACTTCATCCGTGTGTCGCCGCAAGCTAACGGTGGTGGCAGCAGCTCGATCGGCGGTGCGAACAACCGCTACAACAACATTACCATCGACGGTGCTGTAAACAACGACGTATTCGGACTGTCGGGCAGCGGCACTCCCGGTGGCAACGCCGGCACGCAGCCCATCTCGCTCGACGCCGTACAAGAACTGCAAATCGTAGTTGCGCCTTACGATGTTACCCTCGGTAACTTCACCGGTGGCGGCATCAACGCTGTAACGCGCTCGGGCACCAACGACCTGTCGGCTTCAATCTACGGTTTTGCCCGTAACCAGGAAATCGTTGGTAAGAGTGTAACCGAGCCCCGCACCAAGGCGGCCGAGTTCTACAACTACCAGACGGGCGCCCGCGTTGGCGGCGCCATCGTGAAGAACAAAGTATTCTTCTTCCTGAACGGCGAAATCAGCCGCCGTAAGGAGCCCCTGGGTTTCGTTCCCGGCAACTCAGACTCGCGCCTCGACCTAGGAGTAATCAATCAAATTGCTGAGCGTGCTGCTTCGCGTTACGGCTATAACGTTGGTGAATTCCGGAACATCGACCGCCGTACCGAAAACAACCGTATTTTCGGTCGCCTCGACTTCAACCTGTCGGAAAATCACCAGTTAACCGTACGCCACAACTACGTAGAGGCGTTTGACGACAACATCTCGCGCGGCTCGACGACCCTGCGTTTTGGCAACAACGTTTTCCAGAACAACAACACTACCAACAGCTCGGTAGCTGAATTGAACAGCCGCCTAGGTGGTTTCTCGAACAAGTTGCTGGTGAGCTACACGCGCATCCGCGACAACCGCACCACGCCGGAGCGTCTGTTCCCGACTTTCGAAATTAACCAAGGGGGCAACCGCTACACCTTCGGCACGGAGCGCAGCTCGGGCTTCAACGAACTTGATCAGGACATCTTCGAATTCACCGACAACGTAACGCGCGCCGTTGGCAAGCACACCTTCACGCTCGGTACGCACAATGAGTTCTTCAAGTTCCGCAACCTGTTCATCAACAACGGTGTCGGTTTTTACCAGTTCAACACACTGGAGGACTTCCTGAACGAGCGTCCCAACCGCTTGCAAGCTGCTTACCCAACCGCCAACAACGGCGAGGCTACGTTCAGCGCAATGCAGGCAGGCGTATATGCTCAGGATGAATACTCGCCCATCGAGAACCTGCGCCTGACGCTGGGTGTACGTTTGGACGTGCCCTTCTTCTTCGACAAGCCAGGCTTTAACGCACCGGTTACCGAGCGTTTCGG
The sequence above is drawn from the Hymenobacter sp. YIM 151858-1 genome and encodes:
- a CDS encoding UDP-glucuronic acid decarboxylase family protein, with amino-acid sequence MEKKRVLITGGAGFLGSHLCDRFLAEGYHVIAMDNLVTGNLANIEHLFGKKDFEFYHHDVSKFVHVPGELDYILHFASPASPIDYLKIPIQTLKVGSLGTHNLLGLARAKKARIIIASTSEVYGDPDIHPQVEEYHGNVNPVGPRGCYDEAKRFQEAITMAYHNVHGVETRIVRIFNTYGPRMRLDDGRVLPAFLSQALKGEPLTVFGDGSQTRSFCYVDDLVDGIYRLLMSDYHMPVNIGNPAEITIKEFGEEIAKLAGVEFKPTFHPLPQNDPLKRRPDITKAKEILGWEPKVDRAEGLRRTLEYFQEAVTA
- a CDS encoding glycosyltransferase family 2 protein; translated protein: MPKLTVVIPCYYNENNIAVTGQELIANERNFPADVTIEYVFVDDGSRDNTWQALVDFQRLMPERVILVKLAGNVGSYNAIVAGMAYATGDCIAVTTADLQDPPELLADMYRYWQQGFKLVLANRAAREETGMQRFFSNTFHALMKSIALSNVPSGGFDMVFFDKQLNEQVLQMKERNSNVFYLLVWLGYPFVNIPYTRRKREIGKSRWTLSKKVKLLVDSILSFSFFPIRLISVLGFLLGFGALLYALVVLALKLIGIHNPSGWTALMLVVLFVSSFQMIALGVIGEYVWRGLDAARSRPLYVVDQVLPYQAKQDFSGLRKDSGSASL
- a CDS encoding sugar 3,4-ketoisomerase, whose product is MEKPYLITFPKLGTPEIGYISVTEQEKHIPFKVERVFWTYYTPESIVRGRHAHHATQQVLVAAAGRIIVTTEMPDGTVDVFRLEEPNIGLYVPPHAWHTMQYSHNAMQLVFASTHYSEADYIRNYDDFHRVWGNTNA
- the asnB gene encoding asparagine synthase (glutamine-hydrolyzing), producing MCGITGLFAFTDSGRSSLAGLQAATDAIVSRGPDSQGHYVYDAVGLGFRRLAILDLSPCGNQPMTDESGRYTIVFNGEIFNFRELRAKLQRKGYTFKSHTDTEVILKLYITEGRGFLKKLNGFFGLAIYDKEENTLFIARDRMGVKPLLVYRDEDKLMFASEMKSLLALGVPRKLDYVALSHYLQLNYIPGPATIFKGVKKLLPGHYMFIRPDGKVVRKRWYKIPYDPKKVAKNRLSYEQQQAKLVELLDAAVARRLVADVPLGAFLSGGIDSSVVTALAARHTPHLNTFSVGFADEPFFDETKYANLVAKMHKTNHTVFSLTNNDMYEHLYHVLDYIDEPFADSSALAVSILSQRTREKVTVALSGDGADEMFAGYNKHMGEWQVRNPDWKAEAVTGLNLLWDALPKSRNSYLGNKVRQFQRFSRGMLAGPKDRYWDWATFVNEKDARNLLSAASRRKVSKKLADKRRRDILEHIHADGDLNEVLLTDMNLVLPYDMNTKVDLMSMANSLEVRSPFLDYKVVNFAFSLPVESKIDARMKKKIVQDAFRPMLPEELYKRPKHGFEVPLLKWFRNELRPLIEDDLLKDEFVEAQGLFSVDAVRELKQQLFSRNPGDVHARIWALIVFQHWWKRYMTPATTAGVRPSLISSASQS
- a CDS encoding UDP-glucose dehydrogenase family protein, which translates into the protein MKIAVVGTGYVGLVTGTCFAEVGIDVTCIDIDQRKIDNLKQGILPIYEPGLEEMVNRNVAAGRLHFSTSLAESIQDADVAFIAVGTPPGEDGSADLKYVLAVARGIGENLNRHCVVVTKSTVPVGTAAKVRKEIELALDKRSSDIEFDVASNPEFLKEGAAIDDFLKPDRIVIGVASERAEEVMRKLYKPFLLNGHPIIFMDIPSAEMTKYAANSMLATKISFMNDIANLCEIMGADVNKVRLGIGSDARIGNKFIYPGIGYGGSCFPKDVKALIKTAAENGYQMQVLKAVESVNEGQKSVLFTKVQQHFGSNLAGKHLAVWGLSFKPKTDDMREAPSLVIIEKLLEAGCTVTAYDPVAMKEAQHTLGNRINYAKDQLSALIDADALLVVTEWPEFRSPNFDVVGRLLKQRVVFDGRNIYDAEEMEKAGFAYHCIGIRTKHREPAAHQTA
- a CDS encoding ABC transporter permease; the encoded protein is MLDLRLGEVWRYRDLVMLFVRRDFVSTYKQTILGPIWFFIQPLLTTVTYVIIFGNVAQLSTDGMPMLLFYMAGVTIWNYFAQTLTTTSTVFTANAHIFGKVYFPRLTMPLSIVVSNLVRFAIQLALFLGFWVYYLLTSDVVRPNALLLLTPILVVLMGLLSLGMGMVFSAMTTKYRDLSMLLGFGVQLFMYATPVIYPLSRVPAKYQWVIMANPVSAIVETFRYGFLGAGTFSWVHLAYSAAVTVLILLVGTVVFNKVEKSFTDTV